The sequence below is a genomic window from Lolium perenne isolate Kyuss_39 chromosome 7, Kyuss_2.0, whole genome shotgun sequence.
CTGTCTTTGGAGACTCAACACATTTATTTTAATATTGTAAATTGTAGCTACTTTGATCCTCCTACTAAGGGCACGTCGCTTTGGCAAGCGCCACGGAACTATGCAGAGTTACTTTCTGGTGCTATTCTTCTGAGGTTTCTCATTTGCAATACACTCAACTACCTCAAGCCTGGCACATTAGTGGAGAAGATACTGAGAATTTGGTTTGCCAGTACTGGACGAGCTCTTGATCTATTAGATTTGTTGATTGTTCAGCCTGATGGAGCCTGTGGACATGAGGTTGGGAATACTGTTGTACCAAATGACCAGTATGGCAGCACTTATGAAGCTAAGGCTAAAAGGTGAACCCCCATATTTTCTTGATCCAGGGGACTGTACGGTCTGCACTGTTTTTAACCTGACTGCAGTGATGCCTATTCTCTTATATAGTCTGCTTTTATCCTTATAATTTCATTGCTCACTATTTATTTCATATACATACATTGGAATAGTTTTGGCGTGTGTTCTCTTTGCACATTTTTACCTCACCAATGAAGAGGATAGTATATCTCGGTAGTTCTTACCGAAATGTGTCTTCTCATAGGGCCTAATATTGAAGTGAGATCCATACATAATTTTATAGTCCAAAATTTCATATGGGCACTGTGGATCATGTGACACTGGCTCTTCAAAAACATATATGCTTACTGTTGCATCttcttttttcgagaaaacgcaatgaCATTGCGTTTCTTTTCATTGCAAAGAAGGAGAACAGTTTTATTCTCATGGCAATTTTATTCTCATGTCTCAAAATAAATcagtttttctttgatttttttcctAATCTTGTGTTTGTTTTCTATAAGTTCCAGCTCATTATTTTTTAGCATTCATTAAAATCTTGCAAACCTAGACTTGTTGACAACACGATTCTTTAGATATTTACCATTCTTATACATTGTAACAGGAAATTTGTTGCAGTTCGAGTGATGCTACTTGTAATGCTAGCATGGTTGACTGTTGTGGTATTCAACTCCGCTGTGCTTATTTTTCCAATTTCAGTTGGGCGTGCATTGTTGTTTTCCATCCCTCAGCTGCCAGTAGCAGGTGGATTGAAGTCCAATGGTAATAATAATTGCAATATTCCTCTGTAAAGGAAGTAGATATTTGTTTACCACGTTCGTCCTTACTCTGGAAATCTTTCTTGTAGATCTGTTTGCTTTCGCTGTTGGATTTTGCATCATATCAGCTATTATCGCTGCCTCTAGAGATTCATTTATCTACATCACTTCTGGGAGAACACACCTTCTAGCTTCTGTTATCTGCAAGTGGGGTGTAGCTTCTATGAAGAGCGCTCCGCTTTTGTTCATATGGGTGAGCAATTTGATTGATGTGGTTCTATTTTTATGTATTTTCGATCTTAAGTTACAATTCCATAACTTGTTGTCTCCTGCCAGATTGTTATCATCCCTGTTCTGATCGGAGTGCTGGTTGATTTTCTCCTGATATCACCCTTCAAGTTCCTGGTAGATCTAGTAGTGATATCACCCTTCACTGTGCCAGCCGATGACATTCCAGTTCTAGACCTTTTCAGTATTTGGTTCCTGGGGCGGCTATTGCTGAAATTCTGGACTAAGTTGGTGAGACAAAACTTCTCTTGTCACCTTGCTGACCTCTTGACTTCTATTATTATGCTGGACATACCATGGCATAATCAGATCATTGGAATTATGTTGTAAAATTTGCTACGTTACACCCAAATTGTACCAGTTACAAAAGACATCCTGTCCTTACTAAAGTGAATCATCCAAAAGTTCTGCTTGTTTTTTTATTAGTCACAGTATTTTTATAATTGGTCCTTTCCATTGATAAAGCCTACAATGTCTACCTCTTGCCTCCTGTGCCGCCTCAAGCACACTAATAACGGTCAATATATGCCTAATAATGGCTGAGTTTCTATTGTGACTTATCTTTGCAGCTGTCACGGGTTTAAGGTGGTTTGCACATATCCTAATTTCTTTTTTGTTGCTGTTGAAGGCTCACTGGAGAACAGATGCGTCTTTCCTGGCCTATTTCATTGATGGAAGATGGGACCCGAAGCTTACTCGGGCAAGGGAGGATGGATTTGCAGGGTTGAGGGCAATGTGGGTGTTGCAAGATGTACTGGTACCTATCACCATGAAACTAGTGACTGCTCTGGGTGTTCCTTATATGCTTGCAAAGGGCCTCTTCCCAAGATTTGGCTACTCTGATGCGGTGAACTCAGCGGTGTACCATTTTGCATGGTTGGGCAGCCTCGCGGTGTGTGCCCTTTGCTACCTTGCCAAGGCATTCTACAGAGTCCTGGTGAAACTCCATGATTCTATCAGGGATGAGCGCTATATTATTGGGCAGAGGTTGCAAGACTACACCGACAACAGCTGAAGGCTCTTTCCCTTACAAGTTGATTCACAGTAGTTAGCTTAAAAGTAGTGACAATTAGCACGCAATGTGAAGAGGCCATGTTACTGGCAGAGAGGATACAGATGAGATGTTGGAGAGGTTACTTGTAAATATGGATGCAGTTTTCCTTCCATTGATGTGGTCTTTCAGGTGATGTGGGCACGTTGCTGAATCTCAACGTTCTGATAGTTCTCGCGGGCTACTTTCTGCACATCTTAATTTTCTTTTTCCGGCGCCGTGACATGCTCGTGTCATGGTTTCAGGTGGATTTGGTATTTCAACTAATGTAACtgctttttttttttcatttttgtggATTTAACTGCATTTGGCGTTTTCTTGTGGACTTGGGGATATTGAGATTTTTATTGCAAAAACGGTTTGGAAACCAACCTTAGTTCGACGGTGTTTTTAAACAGCCCTGTCCGGTGCTGTAGCCCACATCATCAGCATTTTAGTTGCCTTATCCGTGGGTCCCACAAAAACCGTTGGCCTTCATTTTTGAAATACGTACTATTTTGAAATGATTGAGCTTGTATAGTAAGAATAGCTACACTGAAAGATTGTATCAAGCACGGTAGGTTGTAGCTTCTGACGAAACTAACATCACATATACCAAACTTGCCCGAAACATGGTCTGAGACAAATGTTGATTTAATCTACAACCAGCAAGGATCGAAGAGAGAGGCCACATGAAGGCATAGAAGCAAAGACCTGATCTAACCAGGGAAACAACTCCCTACTTGACTCTGCCTCTTCAACACTTGCTCAGATTACTCACAGCTTCTGGTCTGCCTAGCATTTTGCATGATTTAGTTTGCTACTTTGCTGGCATGCCTTCCTGTTCCTGTTTAAAGAAAGGAAATGTCAGATGACTTCTTAAATAAACAATGAGCAGAATAGTAAGAAGACATTGTTAATTGTAATGGTTCCCCTTTTGTTCCTGGGAAGCGCAGCTCCAATTTAATTTTGGAATTTATTTTTGTGATGCCACACCTAGTGACAGCTTACCATTAATTCGAGAAACGAAAGGGTGTTAGCAAGCAGTCAGGAGCGAAGATAAATGGAGAACTACTCTATAACACAAATCTGTCTTGTACAAAATTACAATTTACAACTAAGTGCAGTGCAGGTTTGTAATAATAGGTTAAAAGCAAGAACATTATGAATCTATTGCTATTTCTCATAACAAACTGGTCTTATAACGGCAGTACATATTGGGTAGCAGTTTGTCCAAGCCTTACATGTCTTTCAAATGTGCCCTGTATTAACCATGCATTATTATTGTGGTTGAGCCACTGAGCACAGTATTAGTCTAGTAATTATGCCTATTTTATCAATATACTTTTTGCAACATGCTAAATACATCTATTCCATGATGGCAGGAATTCAAACTAGTGCTCCACTCCATATTTTAATTAAACATTCACGAGTCAGTCGAGAACTTTCACCTTTGCACTGGACATACTATTAGGCCTTCTGGAAACTGCTCTTCTACCCAGATTGACATGCACGGTGACACTTGCTTGTGACAAATCAACACCCAAGTTCTCCATTGCATCAGCCAAAGCTGTAAATAGGCTGCTCAAGATGAATTACAAAATTAGTTGGATGAGTCAAAGCTATTCAAGATGAATGTAAAGAAAACATGTAGCAATAAAAAATGCAATGACTAATCAAAAAAGAAAATGGAGCTAAATGGATGGTGGAGATAAATCCAACCTAAAGCTGAATAAAAGATGTAGATATATGGAATCATTTCTTACAAACTACAAATCAGGCATGTGTGCCCAATACTCACTGGATATGTATCGGCACGTATGATGACAGATATATATCAGATAAGGGTAAGACACCTTGTGGTATTATAAGACGTGGCTATGGCACATTTTTTTTGGCTTTCATGCATATGCACTATTCATCCTACCAAGTCGTAGTACAGAGAAGTGCATAAAATACCAGGGAGAACCTGTTGAGAAACCTTTTGCAGCTAAGAGTTATATGTACCATAGACAGTAGCTATCCCTTTTTTTCAGAAACTCTAAAACTAACTAATAGCAATGCCGGAAGTTCACTAAGGGAAATTCCAGAGGAAGTTGCACAAGCTAGATACATACTTCTGGGAGTACACACTGGAAATAGTTATGGTGCCCTCATCTATAGCCATTTCTTCTTTCTCATTGTTCATTTCACCGTTGATAGGACAATCCACTGTAGATGGAAGTTGTTGCCATTGTGACTGGTATTGCGATTCTATACTATCTGACAAGAGATGATAAAGAATTAGCACTGGTTGAACACTACAAACGGAAAGGCAAACAACTCAGATAAACATATTATCAAAATTTTACCTGCATTTAACCTGGCCGGCTCTACTACTGCTTCCTCATTTTGCAGCATTTCTGGCATGGCGGGGATGCTGTTCTCCAGAAAATTCCCAGGAGAGAAATTTTCCGTTGTGGTTGCTGCACCTGGCATAAGATCAACTGGCACACGGTGGCTACTCTGTTAATACAacgcaaaaaaattcaaattagCAGGCATGCTTATGTGAAGTGCAGAGGAGGCGAGAGACATGTGGATTACCCAGGGTGCCAATTTTGCATGTTCTTGGCTCCAATCACCACCCGTGCATGAGCATGGCTCATGcttttgtaccttttcttgtaagaATTTGACGTATTCAATCACCTGCAGAGGTTAACAACATGTGGTTCATAGGTGCACTGCAAGTTAATAGTACAGGTATCCTCACAGAAGGAGTCCCTCACAGAAATAGGGTGAAGAGAGGGGAAAACAATGACCTCCAAGAGAAATGTAGCCCTATCTCTCTTCTGATCACTTTGCGGTACGAGGTCACGAAGCATCTGAAATCTGCATTGCGGTTAGCCAGTAGTAATAATGCTAATACTAGTTATCGACAGGTTTATGGGGCAATGTCAGGGAGTTGTATTTTGATGGATAGTGCACAGTCGATTGAACTAGGGGGGCTTGCCTCTCATTGATTTTGCAGCGACGTCTCTGCTCGGTGGCGGAGTGCTTGGACCTTGGGCTGCCTGGCGTTTTGTGGTCTCCTCCGCTGCCGGCGTCGAGTTCCACTGAAACACAACATTATTGTACCCGATTCATCAACACGGCTCATCGCTGAGGTGAGGGGTTAGCGGAAGAAAACTGACTTACTGATGTCGCTGAGACAGAAGCCGGAGCCGTCTCCGCCGCTGGAGGAAGAGGGCGAGGCCGCGGCAGGATGTGATTTTACCCGATTCTGCATGAGGGAGGCGGACCCGCACCGCCGCCTGCCCTTGCCGGCTCGCCGCCGCGCAGGAAACAAGTCCGCGACGAACCGAAGCAGATTGGACTGAAGAAGATGATAAATTTTGGATTAGATTTCCGCGGAGAAGAAGAGGAAACTCGGAACAATCCAGGCTAGGTTTCGGTCACCTACTATTCCGTGGAATTAACAATGTCCGAAATATAGATCTCCACTGCAGGCCACTACAGTAGAGGACGGAGTTTCGGAGAGAAGAATACCTCGGGGGCCGTAGATCCGCAGACCACGACGGGGCGATGCCAAattccagccgccgccgccgccgccgccgagaagGAAGGCCGGAGCGGCGAGGGGGTTCAACGAGCTTTTTTCGCGATCAAAATTTGGGGAGCACGAGAAAAATCTAACGGGACCTTTTTGCAAAATTGTATGGAACTTTACTGTCAAAGATTAATATTGTTGACGCGGCCTTTCTTTTCCGTGGAATTCTAAATTTTGGATAATGGTACCCAAGTAGGTGTGTTGTCTTGCGGCTGAATTTTTTTGTGGTTTTCATCAAGCGGTGGTTTAATCTATTACAACTTAGACTAGTCATGCACATGTTACTATTCTATGTTACTATCTTTATATCTATGTTACTATCTTTATAGTGGTTAGAACATCAAAATAGTATCATAGATGTTTTTTATTAATTAGCTTATAGACTCATTATATCTTGGGAAGTTTGATGTTACCGTAACTAGCTATGTTTCTCTATCCCTCTCTCTACAATTAACCTACCGCCACACAAGTAAATTTGATGAGTTGGACACTTAGTTAGTGGAGTTACTCTCACTATGAGTAGCCTTACACTACTTAGTTATCTAATTATGTGAACTTCTCGTTTAATCCGGTTCATAGACAATTTGTCTAATCCGGTTTTCATCAAGTGATTTTCTTGTTTACACAACTTAGTGATTTTTTTGTTTAATCCGGTTCATAGATAATTTCCCTTGATAGGAAATCTTTGGGAGCCCCCCTCCCCCACGTCGCTCGAGCGGAGCGACTCTGGGgaaccctagccgcgccgccggcCGGATCTGCTGCCGCTGACGtcgccgcggtggcggcggccctgGCCTCCAAAGGCGGCACGGGGAGAGCTCGCGGTGAACGCGGATGGCGGCCTGCGCGTCGACGGGCCGGGCCCGGTGGTTCTGGCGGCGGCCCCGGGCTtcgacggcggtggtggcgggCCGGGTGTGGTGCGGCGTGGGCCACGCGCCGGCGTGCACAGGTGGCGCGGGGCTTCGGAGGATCTTCGGCGGCGGCTCGCTGCGGGCCTCCGGCGcgctcgggcgtcggcgggctggTGCGGCCAGGGCCGATCTAGGCCGGAGGGCGGATCTGGTCCTCCTCGGGCTTTGGGGCTCGCCGGCGCAGgcatgccggggcggcggccccggggaCGCGGTGGTGGAGGGTTTGGGGCGGCCGGCTTCGCCTCGGCACGGAGGTTGCGCGGAGGACGGCGGATCTCGGGGTGTCTCGGCGCGGTGGTCGCGTGGAGGCTGCTCCCAGCTTCGGCGGTGTCCCGGTGGCCGTGGTGGATCACTGCGTGTGGCAGGCTGCCATTGCTGGCACCTGCAGGCCCATGGCAGAGGTGTGCCATGGCGCAtggacggcggcgcggcggcgcggctcTTGGTGGTTCGGGCGTTTGTTTCGCAACGTCTCGGGGACGGCGGCAGGTTGGCGTGAGGTGTTGGCCTACCGTGCGTGGTGGCCGGAGCGGCGGCTCAGGGATCTTGGTGTGTTGATGATATGCCCTGGATGTGTGGGCGGCAGGGTATGTCTCCGTGGCGTGGGCGGCGCCCCTGTTGTTGTGGTTTGTGCTCGTCCGGGGTTTGGGCTGTCTTTGACAGTGGCGGTGTTGTAGGTCTCCGGACGAAAGTCTTGCCCGACTCGGTCGGTGCCGGCAACGGCGACGCTCGAGGGCGTCgttttcctccttggaggcgttgcCGTGGAGTCCTCACACACCTCCGCCCATCATTCCGGGGTGAAAACCCAAATCCTGCTGCGCTGGATTGAAtgacggcggcgtctttggacgtcgtcacctccttggaggcgtcattTTTTTGGAATGTTTGGGAGCCACCTCCGGCAATGCCTTGGCTACTGCTTGGGTCGATGTTTTCGTGTTCCGTCGGTGCGCGAGTGCTGCTGGCTTGCCTTGCGGCCTGCCTCACCCCTCGAAGCTTGAAAGGCCTAGCCGTCTCTTTCGGCTCCGACTTCCTTTCCAGGGACGTGGACCGGGCAGTCGTGGCGCTCGCTGTTGCCGTCGTGCTGGTGCCATTCGGCGGCGCTCCAGACCTGGTTTATCCAGGTCGTGTGGCCAGGTATGCGGGTTTTCGCCAGTTTCCCAGAAAAACTGTGTCGTGTTTGGTTTTCTCTTGTCTGGTTTCTCTTATAAACCGGACACGGTGTTGCATTTGTACCGGTTTTCGGCCAGTTCCCTTATAAACTAGCCAAATTTCCCTCTTCTTAATGAAAAGGCagagctcctgccggttgctccaaatttttttttatgaatttcttgTTATGTGAATTATTTTACATAAACCTATGCATGGACAATGTTTAGGTACATCACCCCCCCATAAATTATATAAAAAGAATCATAGATTTTGTACTTATAATTATTTCCCTATGACCGGTTTAATGGGTTAGGAGTATCTATTTTAAAATATAGAAGCAAAAAAAAGTAAAAATTGATGATACATATAGTATAGTCTTTTGTGTTCTATATAGAGTGCATCCACACTGGTATATAATTTCTGGATGAATAATATAATTTTATGAGTATTAAGTTTAAAAAGAACTATACTCCCTCTATCCCATGAAAGATGTCTGGAATTTGCCTAAATTCAGATGTATGTAGACAATAAATAGCatttagatacatctaaattttgacaaatGTCAGACAAGTTTCATGTGACGGAGGGAGTACGTTAATTAGTCATGCTATCAACGGGGTCAAATAGTTAATTAGATGACGAAGTTGCAGAACATATTAAAGCACCACCTGAAAGGAGAACCAACCTGGGTAGTTAGGAGGGTGATTGTACCACCCCAGCCCATCAGAGTTTAAATTGTAGGTTTAACATTTGCGTGTCTCATAAAGACGAAATATTCTTTCAGTGCGGAGACAACGTtttcgtcgacagcgaggcgcctgtggtgacttcgtcaatttcaagatttgGTCCGTCGGCTCAGTCTTCCCGAGATGCTCATagaggtagggtgtgcgtgtatgtcttcataggggtgagtgtatagatgtatatgtgagcgtctgcgtttgtactgtgtttctcaaaaaaaaaaagtcctTCAAGTGGCAGTTGTGCAACGCATGGAGTAACATGATGGAAGTTGTAGTTTTGTCATTCACGGGCTATCCTTGCAATCTGATTGCACAAAGCtagtttttttcgaaatggggaaaaaAAGCACAGAGCTAGGTTACGATTACGGAGACCATCGAGGATCGCACAACTATTTATCGAGCTTTGGGAGCGAAAATCTTTGATGATTGTTGCTCACTCCTAGCGACCTTTGATGAGACGACGTGTAAGATTTGCTAGAGTTAAAAACTAGCCAAGATATAGACTTTTGCTTGATGCTGAACGAATATCTGAACTTCTTGATTCAGCCTCTCGTACTACGAGCTGTCCTATGCTGCTCAGTCTGATGCATAGAGCCACGGAAGTGCTATTAGGAAAAGAAACAAAATCCCAAATCTCTGCATTCTTCACTTAAAGAATTTCTAACGTCGTAAATGCTGATTTTACCACTGTTTTTTTAGACTAAGCACCTGGTTACACGCACGTTAGTGTCTTAATCATTTTATTATCACCAATCGACAAAGCCTAAGTGGAGGCCAAGCCACATTTCGAGAGATTCTTCACAAGCATTGAACTGTTCCATAAAATTTCCGTGTCCTCCATTAGAGCAAGAATAATAGAAAAGTCAGCAGTTGGTTATATGTTATtgtcatgtcatctatagttAACTTAATAGCCAACACATATAATAGTTAGATATAAGTATGATGAGAGTGGTGTTTTGACACATGGGaacatatgctccctctattttgaaatggATGTTACACATATttgaaaattaaaaaattaaaacgAAAAATCCGCATGTACATCTTGACGTGCTACACGcttacaaagtcgtttcataaaaaatcgacttgttGAGCTGAATTGAATTTCCGTGGATTACTTTATTATCATATGGTCTACCTTGCACTCTCACAAAGTACTTAGGAGCACGTGTTGTAGCTGGCTCTTATACTACAACCTCCTTTTGTTCTCTTTCCTCTTCTCTCTCATCCAACTCAGCGAAACTACATTATTTTACCTCATTATACTTGCTCTTAATAAAGTGGAGTTCGATCACATCTCGGCACGAGATTGTTCCATCCAACTTGACAGTAGTGAGAGTGACAATGCATCGACCTGACCTCCGTGATGTATTAGTATTCCCCTTTCGTGGTTAGGAATGGTTGGATGAAGTTCACTTAGTGCAACAATTAGGTTTCCTAAACCAAGTTCATCTAGTAGCTTTACATTTTTGCATGCATGCcttttcatatttttttaacaAACAGTACCATCAGCCGCAGAGGCTATATTTATAGTAGAAAATGGTACATGATGGAGATACATAAGTTATCTTtatcgattacaaaataaagtctaagaaAATGAGCAAGTTTTAAGATGTTCAAACTCTTCCTTCTTCTAAGACATGATCTTATACTTTTCTGAAGACAATAAGACATCGATAGGAAAGTAACATAAATATTAAATCACAGAGCTGTAAATAGAAACTAGGGTTCATTCTCCTATAATTTTGAGCCACATGACTTTTCGTACTTGTTTGGCTAACATATTTTCGTACTTGTTTGGCTAACATATATTAACAATCCAGCGAATGGACATTGCACTCAGTACTTAACGGGCAGCCCACCGACAAAAATCTGATGGCAATGGATAGATAGAAAGAAAACTGAAGTGGACGACATATATAATATAGTGGTAAAGAAGCAATTCTCTCACCATTCTTCCCTCCCTTATGTCCGCATATCAAACTTCCTCTTGTAAGCCACTTGTAGCAACTAAAGTGAAGAGGTTGAGCAAGATAAGACGGTTCAATAGTGGAGGAATGCATGAAAGTGCTCAAAGGCGACGATGCATTTTTGACAATATCAATTTGTGATCAAGCACTTAAACAATATCAATATGTGATCAAGCATTTTAAATTGACAATATCAATTTGTGATCAAGCATTTTAAACTACATCATAGTAAAAGCGTCAGTTTCATAGTCTAAGCTGACAGAAAAATCGTGAACTAGTTTTGGACACGATGACGACGAGCACGAACACGAACACTATGGCCCCGATGCAAGAATCAGTCATGCATTCGTTCCCTGGTTTTCCGAGAAGCTAGCCATGCGCCACATGACTTACCTACCAAAACTAATCCTATCATCACATCCTATTTATGATGTGCATTTAGCAGGCTGCACAAGCTAGGTTGCAAAATTGTTAACGGGATGATTCATCAGCGAGGAGCTAAGAAATTAGTCTTGCTCTTATTGCTACTACTCGTGCCATCGTTCCTAGTGCTCAACGCCGTTGGAAAATCATCAGAGGCGAAAGGAGGCGAAGGAGAAGGCGAGTCGGTGACGGCATGCGGCAGTAGCAGCTACAACTACCTCAGCGCGCTGCTGCGGCTGATGATCCCGTGCAAGGCGGCGGTGGCGCCCTTCAGCCCGACGCCGCCCAACGAGGAGTGCTGCTCGGCGGTGCGCGAGCTGGGGCAGCCGTGCCTGTGCATGCTCCTGGCCGGCCCGCTCATCTCCGGCGCGGACCGCCGGATGCTCATGCGCCTCCCCACCACGTGCGCCGCAACCTACGATGACGAGGGCGGCGCCGCCGGTGACAACAACGACGGCCTGCGTCAAGATCTGGCCTCGTGTACCGCTACGTAGCATAGCTACACGTCCCCTGCTGCTTTCTCTTTACGGAGCATGCGTGCGTGCATTTGGATTGCATGCTTTCTCCTTTTGTGACACATGATCCTACTAGCTGCTAGGATACAATACAAACATGGATACGCAACGCAAGAGTTTAATCTAATCTGAGCACCAATCGGCTACTAGGTCTGGGGCGTCTTTTTTGTTACGTCCGCCTCCTGCTTACTCCACCTTCCCGCATCTTTTCTCCTTTACGTTTTATATAAGCCATATCATCAATTACTTTCCTGCAATGAGTTAACTATACGATTATGATGATGATGCAATCACGCATTGCAACAGGAGGCTTGTTTCATGGCTCTAGATACGTAGCCTCAGATTGTTCAGAGGAGCTTAATGTGTGACATATATTTTGCTCCCACAGAATTGTACTTTATCTTCATTTCATGGTAAAGTATGTTATAAAATGGAAACTCCGAATGAAATCCATTAGATTGCCGACAACAAAAAGGTCTTGCATCATCCACTTTCCCAAGAGACAAAGTTACATTACAGCAAGAGGCTTGTACTTATATATATGTACTTCCTATAGTTTGTGTTGTACTACACAAAAGGAGGCTTTGCCTCTCAGCATGTAAGATACCTGGACCTTAATAGCTGCTTCCCGTCTAAAGAATAAATCTAGGAGAGAGTTACATCACAGCCTGACCTTACCAGCAGGCATACCCTCAACCAAGCAAGCAATCATCTGCCAAGTCATTCCAAACTTGCCCCCCTCAACTCACCAGAGCAACTGTTCAAGCTACATATATATATCACCGCGTCAACCATTGAGGCCTCCTGCTCCACTTGATCACCTTCCTATTCTTCTCATTCAGTTGCATCATCACCTGTCGCCCACAGGTACCTTACATCATAGCGGCCCCTCCCAAGCCTGTATATAAAGGCCACATACATCTCCGTCACAACAG
It includes:
- the LOC127313661 gene encoding transcription factor BIM2 encodes the protein MQNRVKSHPAAASPSSSSGGDGSGFCLSDIMELDAGSGGDHKTPGSPRSKHSATEQRRRCKINERFQMLRDLVPQSDQKRDRATFLLEVIEYVKFLQEKVQKHEPCSCTGGDWSQEHAKLAPWSSHRVPVDLMPGAATTTENFSPGNFLENSIPAMPEMLQNEEAVVEPARLNADSIESQYQSQWQQLPSTVDCPINGEMNNEKEEMAIDEGTITISSVYSQNLFTALADAMENLGVDLSQASVTVHVNLGRRAVSRRPNSMSSAKEQEGMPAK
- the LOC127313663 gene encoding uncharacterized protein; amino-acid sequence: MIHQRGAKKLVLLLLLLLVPSFLVLNAVGKSSEAKGGEGEGESVTACGSSSYNYLSALLRLMIPCKAAVAPFSPTPPNEECCSAVRELGQPCLCMLLAGPLISGADRRMLMRLPTTCAATYDDEGGAAGDNNDGLRQDLASCTAT